The following are from one region of the uncultured Fusobacterium sp. genome:
- a CDS encoding DUF1858 domain-containing protein: MVTKDTNILVAVQNYPIIREVFAKYGLGCVGCMIAAGETLGEGIAAHGLDADAVIAEINRVISEKK; this comes from the coding sequence ATGGTAACAAAAGATACAAATATTTTAGTAGCAGTTCAAAACTATCCAATCATTAGAGAAGTATTTGCAAAATATGGACTTGGATGTGTAGGATGTATGATCGCAGCTGGAGAAACTTTAGGAGAAGGAATAGCAGCTCACGGATTAGATGCTGATGCTGTAATAGCTGAAATCAACAGAGTAATATCTGAAAAAAAATAG
- a CDS encoding DUF445 family protein, whose protein sequence is MNIELLIKLFLIVGIGALIGWITNYVAIKMLFRPYKEINLGIFKLQGLLPKRKHEIGESIAEVIQNELVSLQEILHSLDGDKLEEKMNSVIDKILEEKLQKEITKNFPMLAMFLSSDMLEKIKSIIKNSILENKEAIVKMFSNYVEENVDFKGIIIKNVDAFSLEKLEEVTYTLAEREFKHIEVIGAILGAIIGFVQFIIGMII, encoded by the coding sequence GTGAATATAGAGCTATTGATAAAACTATTTTTAATAGTGGGTATAGGAGCATTAATAGGATGGATAACTAACTATGTAGCAATAAAAATGTTATTTAGACCATATAAAGAAATAAATTTAGGAATATTTAAATTACAAGGACTTTTACCTAAAAGAAAGCATGAGATTGGAGAAAGTATAGCTGAGGTTATTCAAAATGAATTAGTTTCTTTACAAGAGATATTACACTCTTTAGATGGAGATAAGCTTGAAGAAAAAATGAATAGTGTAATAGATAAGATTCTTGAAGAGAAATTACAAAAAGAGATTACTAAGAATTTTCCAATGTTAGCAATGTTTTTAAGTAGCGATATGTTGGAAAAAATAAAGAGTATTATAAAAAATTCTATTTTAGAAAATAAAGAAGCCATTGTAAAGATGTTTTCTAATTATGTTGAGGAAAATGTAGATTTTAAAGGAATAATTATAAAAAATGTAGATGCCTTTTCTTTAGAAAAGTTAGAAGAGGTAACTTATACTTTAGCTGAAAGAGAGTTTAAGCATATTGAAGTAATAGGAGCAATTTTAGGAGCAATTATAGGATTTGTGCAATTTATCATTGGAATGATAATATAA
- the ruvB gene encoding Holliday junction branch migration DNA helicase RuvB translates to MDRVVTNQEMENEVEVQKTLRPKSFGEYIGQESLKDKMAIYIEAAKKRGSSIDHILLYGPPGLGKTTLAGVIANEMGANLKITSGPVLERAGDLAAILTSLEENDILFIDEIHRLNNTVEEILYPAMEDGELDIIIGKGPSARSIRIELPSFTLIGATTRAGLLSSPLRDRFGVTHRMEYYTEEELAQIILRGGKILGVKVEKDGALELASRSRGTPRIANRLLKRVRDYCEIRGNGIITKEVSKKALDMLGIDSVGLDDLDRDIINAIIDNYGGGPVGIETLSLLLGEDRRTLEEVYEPFLVKIGYIKRTNRGRVVTEKAYEHFKKVKEHDKE, encoded by the coding sequence GTGGATAGAGTAGTTACAAATCAAGAGATGGAAAATGAAGTTGAGGTACAAAAGACCTTAAGACCTAAAAGTTTTGGAGAATATATAGGTCAAGAATCATTAAAGGATAAGATGGCAATATATATAGAAGCAGCTAAAAAAAGAGGAAGTTCTATTGATCATATATTATTATATGGACCTCCTGGACTTGGAAAAACTACTCTAGCAGGAGTTATTGCCAATGAGATGGGAGCAAATTTAAAAATTACTTCGGGTCCTGTTTTAGAAAGAGCTGGAGATTTAGCAGCAATTTTAACTTCATTAGAAGAGAATGATATTCTTTTTATAGATGAGATACATAGATTAAATAATACTGTTGAAGAGATACTTTATCCAGCAATGGAAGATGGAGAGTTAGATATTATTATAGGAAAAGGGCCTTCAGCACGTTCAATAAGAATAGAATTACCAAGTTTCACTCTAATTGGAGCGACTACAAGAGCTGGACTTTTAAGTTCACCTCTTAGAGATAGATTTGGGGTAACTCATAGAATGGAGTATTACACAGAGGAGGAGTTAGCTCAAATTATACTTCGTGGGGGAAAAATTTTAGGAGTTAAAGTTGAAAAAGATGGAGCTTTAGAATTAGCTAGTAGAAGTCGTGGAACACCAAGAATTGCCAATCGCCTTTTAAAAAGAGTAAGAGATTATTGTGAAATAAGAGGAAATGGAATAATAACTAAGGAAGTTTCTAAAAAGGCTTTAGATATGTTAGGTATTGATTCTGTAGGCTTAGATGATTTAGATAGAGATATAATAAATGCTATAATTGATAATTATGGTGGAGGACCTGTTGGAATAGAGACACTTTCACTTCTTTTAGGTGAAGATAGAAGAACACTAGAAGAGGTATATGAGCCATTTTTAGTAAAGATAGGTTATATCAAAAGGACTAATAGGGGAAGAGTTGTTACAGAAAAAGCTTATGAACATTTTAAAAAAGTTAAGGAGCATGATAAAGAATGA
- a CDS encoding Rrf2 family transcriptional regulator: MKISTRVRYGLKALVYIADKSSENKLVRIKEISDEHNVSVQYLEQILFKLKNENIIEGKRGPNGGYRLAKNPKEITLHQLYKILEEEEKVIDCNESEEHKAVCSEGTCSGKCIWGKLDNAMTRILEETTLDEFIKNKDMI, translated from the coding sequence ATGAAGATAAGTACAAGAGTTAGATATGGACTAAAAGCATTAGTATATATTGCTGACAAGAGTAGTGAAAATAAATTAGTGAGAATAAAAGAGATTTCAGATGAACATAATGTTTCTGTACAATATTTAGAACAAATTTTATTTAAGTTGAAAAATGAAAATATAATTGAAGGAAAAAGAGGACCAAATGGAGGATATAGATTAGCTAAAAATCCTAAAGAGATAACTTTACATCAATTGTATAAAATATTAGAAGAGGAAGAAAAAGTAATTGATTGTAATGAGAGTGAAGAACATAAAGCAGTATGTAGTGAAGGAACTTGTTCTGGAAAATGTATTTGGGGAAAATTGGACAATGCAATGACAAGAATATTAGAAGAAACTACATTAGATGAATTTATAAAAAATAAAGATATGATATAG